The region CGTACTCGTCCGACGAATCCAGCAGCTGCAGAATCAAATCGCGGGAGCGGGCCGCCTCTCGCCGGTAGACCGACGCATTGGCCACCTGGAAGCGGATTGCCTTGTCTGCCTGTTCACGTTCCAGGTGTACCAACGGTTTACTCAACCGGCGTATGTCCtgggcttcggtggtggttcggTCTGGTCTGATGGCGTCCATCCTGACGCATCGGTGCTTCCAGCGAGCTACCTCCCGTAGTTCGCTCCCCTCCTGTTCGGCACGTGCCTCCGGCGAGAGACCTTCCAGTGGCCCAAAATAACGAGGCCTAGTGGAAGCcgtgttggccattttcaaaatttcttGCTCGGACTCAGAGAGATTTATGGAACTAGAGGTATGTTTTTGGAACGTTCAACGAACAGTTTTCCAATGACGCTATGATGGCAACGTAAGAAATGGGCTGACTTTGGTGCCGCCAGCCAACCATCCAAGTAAACTTTGCACCGAAATCATTGCATTTTGTGACAGCATCGCGGTTCGCGTGTACAGAAACATTGAACGGCTCATTTGGACAGCAGCGGAACCGAATTCTGGAGTGAAAATGCTACGCTGGCCGAAATTAGTGCCGGTGTTCCGACGATGGGCTCACACCGTCCCGAAACATTTGCAGTCGATGCCGACCGAGCGGGATCCACCATTTTCCAAGATGGTCGAATACAGCTTCCACAAGGCCTGTCTGGTGCTCGAGAATCAGCTGATCGAATCGATGAGCAAATACCCGACGATGAGTGCGGAGAAGCGGGTCAGCCGGGTCCAGGCGATCCTGAAAATCATCTCCAGCAACTCGAATACACTGCAGTTCCAATTTCCCTTCCGACGCGACAGTGGCGACTACGAGATGGTTACAGCCTTCCGATCACACCACTGTCTACACCGGTTACCGGTCAAAGGGGGCATCCGGTTCTCGCAGGACGTATGCCAGGACGAGGTGGAAGCCCTGGCCGCCTTGATGACGTTCAAGTGTGCCTGCGTCAACGTTCCGTTCGGAGGAGCAAAGGGAGGCATCATCATAGATCCGGCCAAGTACAGCGAGAAAGAACTGCAAGGCATCACGCGGCGCTACACGGTCGAGCTGGCGAAAAAGAACTTCATCGGGCCAGGGATCGATGTGCCGGCCCCGGACATGGGTACAACGTCCCGCGAAATGTCTTGGATAGCGGATCAGTATGGCAAGAcgtttggccaccgggacaTCAACACGATGGC is a window of Anopheles bellator unplaced genomic scaffold, idAnoBellAS_SP24_06.2 scaffold01811_ctg1, whole genome shotgun sequence DNA encoding:
- the LOC131214665 gene encoding glutamate dehydrogenase, mitochondrial-like; the encoded protein is MLRWPKLVPVFRRWAHTVPKHLQSMPTERDPPFSKMVEYSFHKACLVLENQLIESMSKYPTMSAEKRVSRVQAILKIISSNSNTLQFQFPFRRDSGDYEMVTAFRSHHCLHRLPVKGGIRFSQDVCQDEVEALAALMTFKCACVNVPFGGAKGGIIIDPAKYSEKELQGITRRYTVELAKKNFIGPGIDVPAPDMGTTSREMSWIADQYGKTFGHRDINTMAVVTGKPLNQGGIRGRTEATGKGVYLATNCFMREATWMREVGLEPGLEGKTVIVQGFGNVGQHAAEHFQRGGCKVIGIIERDVSLHCPTGIDIKALVRYKTEKKTLKGYPKANAFSGDLLLEQCDILIPAAVEKSIHSENAKQIKAKVIAEGANGPTTPAADKILQDRRILVIPDLYCN